A stretch of DNA from Bombus huntii isolate Logan2020A chromosome 15, iyBomHunt1.1, whole genome shotgun sequence:
aaaaagtaatatttgtatcctttatatatacatttttgctTTCTAAACAGGCATAAACGTTATTTATATGTGGttgtaaattttacaaataatagTTACATAATTCTAAGGATTAAGAATAAACTACCAAACATATGCTTGGTACTTGTCATGAGTTCAAAGTCAAGGTCTAGAATGAAAAAAGAGAATTACTTAAATAAAAAGAGTTTCATACTTGTGGCACTAATGATACATGTGCACAACagaagttttctttttttactctAAATTGAAATTGCCTAAAAGCTTCTACAAAAGGCATTCCTTCAATATCTCCTATGGTTCCACCTAATTCAATAATGCAAACctgaaatgaataaaatatagattaattttgtatctttttctttttacttgtTTGTAAATGTTATTGTACAACATGAAATTACATCTGGTTTATCACCATCCTTTGTTACAGATTGTTTTGCAACTCTTTCAACCCATTCTTGAATGGCATCTGTTATATGTGGTATTACTacagaataataataaacactTATTATCAATATGAATTATACATTAACTTTATGTgtttacaaaaaatatcttGCCTTGAACTGTTTTTCCCAAGTAATCGCCACGTCTCTCCTTTGATATTACATGTTGATAAATTTTACCTGTTGTGATATTATTGTCTCTGTGTAAAGTAATATCTAGGAAACGTTCATAGTTTCCTAAATCAAGATCTACCTCTCCACCATCATCCAACACATATACTTCTCctgaaatgtaaataattttcatgtaATCAAACTaacaaacaaattaaaaatatatttttaaaaaaattagagaaTATATCAAACttgaaaacaaatttcataATAGTTTAATTGTACACTGAGgagaaaatgattaattaacgtcatatttatttaagtacattttaattcaataaaatctttacatatacaaataacaaaattaataaaacttttctattaaaatagaCATAGTCACAAGTTTATACAATAACAATTTAAGCTTTTACAATTTTTGCAATCGCTATAACTTAATAATCTGAAGCAGCATTCGTACATAAtaagataaatttcattttgtgtTAGAATTAAAAATGCTGTTAGAAATATAGCACGTGATTATAAAATTGGCGGTAGCAACATGTAAAATGGCTTCTCACACCACATGGCTGTATAAAACTTTAGATTTTTGCAGAAGTGTTTTCGAACATGTCATTCTAATCagataaaatgtttaaaaaaataaatgtttaataacGTACCGTGTTCGTATGGAGAAAAGGTGCCGGCATCGATATTTATGTAAGGATCTATCTTGATAGATGTCACATGAATATTGCAATGTTTAAGTATAGTACCAAATGAACTTGCAATAACACCTTTGCCGACTCCGCTGATCACACCACCGGTTACtagaatatatttcatattttacaaGCGATCTATTCTACGGAAAATGTTTGCATCAACTTCTCCATACGCGTCTGTTATTCAAAGTTGTTCGATTTCATTGAGTAATATCTGGATCCAATGGGGACGCGCAGCCTACTCTTACTGTTTGTCCGCGATAAGAAGACTAGGTAAAGGAATGCTAATCTGATTGGTTATTTCTGATAGAcctaataaaattgtaaagataaatacatatattggccaaaatttttttatatatataaagagcCGTCCCACATGTTGTACTATTAGTACTATTCACGATCAAGATTTATGTGCCAATTATATTATTTGCAAAGATAGGAGAGTTATGGCGGGATTTTTAAACgtacgatataaaatattctgaaattattatatagaaaCTGAAGCAATGTACTTTTCTAATGTTTATAATTTCCTAGCTTTATAAATCCTTGTACATCGTTTAATCCTTTATAGTAGTTTTAGTAATAAGAAAACTTTAAAGTAATTGAACTGTATAAGTTGTTTCACCTTTTCtaataattgaaattgaaactttaattaaaaaaaaaacattaattaaagtactaaaaaaattaatttaaaaatttggtAACTCGtgtcaaaatattattaagctaatatataataaaacgattgACGTcgtttttttaaaaaaaagtaatttctttATCCTACAAGAAAAAGTATATTCATAGGACCATctagtaatatttacttaatGGAGGAATCGATTTCCGCGTAAAAGGCACAGCGCCATTTCTTGTTGTCTTTTCTCCCTGCAACTAAAAACATGGCTGAGGTATGTGTCACAAATGTGTCGAAAATATCCAATAAAATCTTATTCATCtattacagaaaaatataagtaaatgCTCTAGAATAAGATATTGATTTCTCTTTtaatagaaagaaataatattgatGTACaagaatgaatattttttatttgtaacatAACCTCTTACCAATTATGTGTTGTATGATTTTCAGGCAGAAGAAAcccaaaagaaaaagaggacttTCCGAAAGTTCACTTTTCGAGGAGTTGATCTCGATCAACTCCTTGATATGCCAAAGTGAGTATCTTTTTATGTCTTAGAAAAGCCAAACCATTTTTAGGTTATAGTGATCAATTAAAGGAATGATGTACATTCGgataaattttcatacaaGTTTtgcgttatacaatatatatatatatatatatatttgtttcagTGAGCAACTTATGGTTTTGATGCATGCTCGTGCTCGTAGGCGGTTCTCTCATGGTTTAAAGAGGAAGTCTATGGCTTTGGTAAAGAAGCTGCGTAAagcaaagaaagaaacaccACCAAATGAAAAGCCAGAAATTGTTAAGACTCACTTACGTAACATGATTATAGTACCAGAAATGGTGG
This window harbors:
- the LOC126873672 gene encoding 40S ribosomal protein S15 — protein: MAEAEETQKKKRTFRKFTFRGVDLDQLLDMPNEQLMVLMHARARRRFSHGLKRKSMALVKKLRKAKKETPPNEKPEIVKTHLRNMIIVPEMVGSIVGVYNGKTFNQVEIKPEMIGHYLGEFSVTYKPVKHGRPGIGATHSSRFIPLK